From one Rhodothermales bacterium genomic stretch:
- a CDS encoding carboxypeptidase-like regulatory domain-containing protein has translation MPQPAFDHSYGQPGRWAACLLAGLILSAGISISARAQSAGAGTVRLHTVNALHIPLANALETLIAQTNVNLVYESDLVAGKETYCQIEAAPIEQVLACLLRDTGLDYLRLSSGTYVLIADSKAAGDFGALTGQVVDANTGEPLSDAHVLLADASGGAVTNQAGRFAFNRLKPGRYPIAISYVGYRHTVDTLSVEAGGSTAIRIALEEEAIITAPIVVSDMNWRLPSESLQETERDAKAIADAPSAGGDVTRSLNTIIGIRVGDAMADVHVQGGEAGDHAYVLDGAPIFIPIPNGGVIGPFSPFALGRLTVRKAGYSVRYGSNLAGVIEAEHALGGGPAALTVQADPLSLNARWKGQWGDRNGLHASWMLAGRKSIWNVIHPASLESHFSQWSAPDLFLLDTLTPASLVETEEQGEHQNTFRLLPDSLTAGRSSEARIRDDFNFGDLHGAMRVAFTPSKSLYASFYRGSNTFGNVDAIAQSFAGEHARNTTPLQFESVYRWSNAMGQVRYESVIGKAAFASVGGWVSRFDLSQYFERNYGEYGGDDEEEDDAPAPGSGATWTHAATNDVNTIDEFGMRAEVNYSPVSSHFITAGIENRFSSSAFALELPGARGPNPISRGRALIQSDHQRSSLYAEDLIGLGLRTHLEVGIRLTHLGNEATVYAEPRAALRYDAAEGPLGPWAFRSAVGIFRQFVNQYDVAAIDVNAVLPYMRFWLPVDDGLRPPKAYHATAALLLMPAPTWQVRFESYYKNQPHQLVIDYAGLAQNTINTPYWSRQGEILTGARGFAYGAAVSIEKKTDHLVAAASYEYSVAKQQIANRFGGAWLPTSWNVPHRVTLSMDATPAPNWTTSIRWQASIGRLWAFREAYYNYLEPVAATQLFAPFDLSDPTAHRLPMYNRLDASLAYTRRVNDANVQVRLSLANLLAHTNVDEWSLAYDETAGTYRVVERPLAPFLPTITVRLGF, from the coding sequence ATGCCGCAACCCGCGTTCGATCATAGTTACGGGCAGCCCGGTCGCTGGGCCGCCTGTCTGCTTGCCGGCCTGATCCTTTCTGCCGGCATCTCCATTTCGGCTCGCGCACAGTCGGCGGGCGCCGGCACAGTGCGGCTGCATACCGTCAACGCCCTCCACATCCCGCTCGCCAACGCCCTCGAAACCCTCATCGCCCAGACGAACGTCAACCTCGTCTATGAATCGGATCTCGTCGCGGGCAAAGAGACCTATTGCCAGATCGAGGCCGCGCCGATCGAGCAGGTGCTGGCCTGTCTCCTCCGCGATACGGGTCTGGACTACCTCCGCCTCTCGTCCGGCACCTACGTGCTGATCGCGGATAGCAAGGCAGCCGGCGACTTCGGCGCCCTCACCGGCCAGGTCGTCGACGCGAACACCGGCGAACCCCTTTCGGACGCGCATGTCCTCCTCGCCGACGCCTCCGGCGGCGCCGTCACCAACCAGGCCGGCCGCTTCGCCTTCAACCGCCTGAAACCGGGCCGATACCCGATCGCGATTTCTTATGTGGGATACCGCCATACGGTGGACACCCTGTCGGTGGAAGCCGGCGGGTCGACGGCGATCCGGATCGCGCTCGAAGAAGAGGCCATCATCACCGCCCCCATCGTCGTATCCGACATGAACTGGCGGCTACCGTCGGAGTCGCTGCAGGAAACCGAGCGGGACGCGAAGGCGATCGCGGACGCGCCGTCGGCCGGCGGCGACGTCACGCGCAGCCTCAACACCATCATCGGCATCCGCGTCGGCGACGCCATGGCCGACGTGCACGTGCAGGGGGGCGAGGCGGGAGATCATGCCTATGTGCTCGACGGCGCCCCCATCTTCATCCCCATACCGAACGGCGGCGTCATCGGTCCGTTCAGTCCGTTCGCGCTCGGCCGCCTGACGGTGCGCAAGGCCGGCTACAGCGTGCGCTACGGCAGCAACCTGGCCGGCGTCATCGAGGCCGAGCACGCCCTCGGCGGCGGCCCCGCGGCGCTGACCGTCCAGGCAGACCCGCTCAGCCTGAATGCACGGTGGAAAGGCCAGTGGGGCGACCGCAACGGCCTGCACGCCAGCTGGATGCTGGCGGGGCGGAAGAGCATCTGGAACGTCATCCATCCGGCATCGCTGGAATCGCATTTCAGCCAGTGGAGCGCGCCGGATCTGTTCCTGCTCGACACCCTCACGCCGGCGTCGCTCGTCGAGACGGAAGAGCAGGGCGAACACCAGAACACGTTTCGGCTCCTCCCCGATTCCCTGACCGCCGGCCGGTCGTCCGAAGCGCGCATCCGGGACGACTTCAACTTCGGCGACCTCCACGGCGCGATGCGCGTGGCCTTCACGCCCTCGAAGAGCCTGTATGCCTCTTTCTACCGGGGCAGCAACACCTTCGGCAACGTCGACGCGATCGCGCAGTCCTTCGCCGGCGAACATGCCCGGAACACCACGCCGCTGCAGTTCGAGAGCGTGTACCGGTGGTCGAACGCCATGGGGCAGGTCCGCTACGAAAGCGTGATCGGCAAGGCCGCCTTTGCCTCCGTGGGAGGCTGGGTGAGCCGGTTCGACCTCTCCCAGTATTTCGAGCGGAATTATGGCGAGTACGGCGGCGACGACGAGGAAGAGGACGACGCCCCTGCACCCGGGAGCGGCGCTACGTGGACGCACGCCGCGACGAACGATGTCAACACCATCGACGAGTTCGGGATGCGGGCGGAGGTCAACTACAGCCCCGTTTCATCCCACTTCATCACGGCCGGCATCGAAAACCGATTCAGCTCGAGCGCCTTCGCCCTCGAGCTGCCGGGCGCGCGGGGTCCCAACCCGATTTCGCGGGGGCGCGCCCTGATCCAGAGCGACCACCAGCGGTCCAGCCTGTATGCCGAAGACCTGATCGGGCTCGGCCTCCGGACGCATCTCGAAGTCGGCATCCGGCTCACGCATCTCGGCAATGAGGCCACCGTGTACGCCGAGCCGCGCGCCGCCCTCCGCTACGACGCCGCCGAGGGACCGCTCGGCCCCTGGGCCTTCCGCTCCGCCGTGGGCATCTTCCGGCAATTCGTCAACCAGTACGACGTGGCGGCGATCGATGTCAACGCGGTGCTGCCCTACATGCGCTTCTGGCTCCCCGTCGACGACGGCCTCCGGCCGCCCAAGGCCTACCATGCCACGGCGGCGCTCCTGCTGATGCCGGCCCCTACGTGGCAGGTGCGGTTCGAATCCTATTACAAAAATCAGCCACATCAGCTGGTGATCGATTACGCCGGCCTCGCGCAAAACACCATCAACACGCCGTACTGGAGCCGGCAAGGCGAGATCCTCACCGGCGCCCGGGGCTTCGCCTACGGCGCGGCCGTGTCGATCGAAAAAAAGACCGACCACCTGGTCGCTGCCGCCAGCTACGAATACAGCGTCGCGAAACAGCAGATCGCCAACCGCTTCGGCGGGGCGTGGCTGCCCACGTCGTGGAATGTCCCGCACCGCGTGACCCTGTCCATGGACGCCACGCCGGCGCCCAACTGGACCACCTCGATCCGCTGGCAGGCCAGCATCGGCCGGCTGTGGGCGTTCCGCGAAGCCTACTACAACTACCTGGAGCCCGTGGCCGCGACCCAGCTCTTCGCCCCGTTCGACCTCTCCGACCCCACCGCCCATCGGTTGCCCATGTACAACCGCCTCGACGCCAGCCTGGCCTATACGCGCCGCGTGAACGACGCGAACGTCCAGGTACGCCTCTCGCTGGCCAACCTCCTGGCCCATACCAACGTCGACGAGTGGAGCCTCGCGTACGATGAGACGGCCGGCACCTACCGGGTCGTCGAGCGCCCCCTGGCCCCCTTCCTGCCGACGATTACGGTCCGGCTGGGCTTCTAA
- a CDS encoding TlpA disulfide reductase family protein produces MAPLLLLLLVMTAASPRPYDDRIGAPAPPFTGTTGDGQTITLADYRGKVVFLDFWASWCGPCRRELPYLGELKRHFPEASFEVIAINIDDEKANMNDFLKDIKPRIAFPVVFDPEKKLPALYDIDSMPTSLVVDANGVVRYWHSGFKDSDKPRYLKEIETLLAETH; encoded by the coding sequence ATGGCCCCCCTGTTGCTCCTCCTTCTGGTGATGACGGCGGCCTCTCCCAGACCTTACGACGACCGCATCGGCGCCCCGGCGCCGCCCTTTACCGGGACGACCGGCGACGGCCAGACCATCACCCTGGCCGACTACCGGGGCAAGGTCGTTTTTCTGGATTTCTGGGCGAGCTGGTGCGGGCCCTGCCGGCGTGAACTGCCCTACCTCGGCGAATTAAAACGCCACTTTCCGGAAGCCTCGTTCGAAGTCATCGCCATCAACATCGACGATGAAAAAGCGAACATGAACGACTTCCTGAAGGACATCAAGCCCCGCATCGCCTTCCCGGTCGTGTTCGACCCGGAAAAGAAGCTGCCGGCCCTGTACGATATCGATTCGATGCCCACCTCCCTCGTCGTCGACGCCAACGGGGTCGTGCGCTACTGGCATTCGGGCTTCAAGGACTCGGACAAGCCGCGCTACCTGAAGGAAATCGAAACGCTGCTCGCCGAAACCCACTGA
- a CDS encoding DUF4266 domain-containing protein: MKQLACCALCLVAFAASGCVTVQPWQREGLADPIMILDENPIEAGFKEHHIDYREGSVGATGAQSGGCGCG; this comes from the coding sequence ATGAAACAACTTGCATGCTGCGCCCTGTGCCTGGTGGCGTTCGCCGCGTCCGGCTGCGTGACGGTGCAACCCTGGCAACGGGAAGGCCTCGCCGACCCCATCATGATCCTCGATGAAAACCCCATCGAAGCCGGCTTCAAGGAGCACCACATCGACTACCGGGAAGGCTCGGTCGGCGCGACGGGTGCGCAAAGCGGAGGTTGCGGCTGTGGCTGA
- a CDS encoding DUF3570 domain-containing protein: MAERALIGLLLAVCLATGARAQELPQDEIQLNLSGYFDNFDVTVIYPNVSLTKRVGEKTSLTGRYLVDMVSAASIRNASSTGTGGGGDDDDERERGQRVDAVSAASSRGGGLGGQVISGPDDIRHELSGGITQIVAGRLVSMNGIYSHENDYASATIAGSITQYLARKNTTLQLGIVRSWDRSFPTGENWTRTKDVFTVSGSLSQIISRRLIMQGLYSYSDNSGYLADPYKKVTIGGTEYESASPDSRIRQAAALRGIYRLNAASTIQLGYRFYWDTWNVQSHTVSVNYNRHMAPAVDLGVGVRSYLQGAADFYEPSYSILQNFMTVDSKLDQAVSTEFQFDLTLLGGKGLEGWALLEDDRAQINLSLNIYQRQTANPDSYSNRRGLVAAYFNVGLRYKLE, translated from the coding sequence GTGGCTGAACGCGCACTGATCGGCTTGCTCCTGGCGGTCTGCCTCGCAACCGGGGCCCGCGCCCAGGAGCTGCCCCAGGATGAGATCCAGCTCAACCTGAGCGGCTATTTCGACAACTTCGACGTGACGGTGATCTACCCCAATGTCTCGCTCACCAAACGGGTGGGGGAAAAGACGAGCCTCACCGGACGGTACCTGGTCGACATGGTATCCGCCGCGTCGATCCGGAACGCATCGTCCACCGGCACGGGCGGCGGCGGCGACGACGATGACGAGCGCGAGCGCGGCCAGCGCGTCGATGCCGTGTCGGCGGCTTCCTCCCGGGGCGGCGGGCTGGGCGGGCAGGTCATCTCGGGGCCGGACGATATCCGCCACGAGTTGAGCGGCGGTATCACGCAGATCGTCGCCGGCCGGCTGGTGTCCATGAACGGGATCTACAGCCACGAAAACGACTACGCTTCGGCGACGATCGCCGGCTCGATCACCCAGTATCTGGCTCGAAAGAACACCACCCTGCAACTCGGCATCGTCCGCAGCTGGGACCGCAGCTTCCCGACGGGCGAAAACTGGACGCGCACCAAGGACGTGTTCACGGTGAGCGGCAGCCTGAGCCAGATCATCAGCCGGCGCCTGATCATGCAGGGGCTGTATTCCTACTCGGATAACTCGGGCTACCTGGCCGATCCCTACAAAAAGGTCACGATCGGCGGCACCGAATACGAATCCGCCAGCCCCGACTCCCGCATCCGGCAGGCCGCCGCGCTGCGCGGCATCTACCGGCTCAACGCGGCGTCGACGATCCAGCTGGGGTACCGCTTCTACTGGGATACCTGGAACGTCCAATCCCATACGGTCTCGGTGAACTACAACCGGCACATGGCGCCGGCGGTCGACCTCGGCGTCGGGGTCCGATCCTACCTGCAGGGCGCGGCGGACTTCTACGAGCCCTCGTACAGCATCCTGCAGAACTTCATGACCGTCGACAGCAAGCTGGATCAGGCCGTCTCCACCGAGTTCCAGTTCGACCTCACGCTGCTCGGCGGCAAGGGTCTCGAAGGCTGGGCGCTCCTGGAAGACGATCGGGCGCAGATCAATCTGTCGCTCAACATCTACCAGCGCCAGACGGCCAACCCCGATTCCTATTCGAATCGCCGCGGCCTCGTCGCCGCGTATTTCAACGTCGGTTTACGTTATAAACTCGAGTGA
- a CDS encoding NusG domain II-containing protein: MPTIDRRTFLRLGALAVPAALAHGAYGRTLAHPAASQAGFSLSILTDRPDEAIRRAEAALKTSFRGGAIAFREQRIQGAHVGDIVLARPGLVDYRAGDDALAEALRETAQALRLPMPVNDPVLLRFQHATGGAATEAIVQIEDRVAMRLDLTRDLPATRIEGPYGSVTVAVDQGAARIVDASCRHKTCTRLGGIDRAGESLVCIPARISVQIDGPRANGIDSLTF; this comes from the coding sequence ATGCCTACCATCGATCGCAGAACGTTTCTCCGCCTCGGCGCCCTCGCCGTGCCGGCCGCGCTGGCGCACGGCGCCTACGGCCGCACCCTCGCGCATCCCGCCGCCTCGCAGGCCGGATTCAGCCTGTCCATCCTCACCGACCGCCCCGATGAAGCCATCCGCCGCGCCGAAGCGGCGCTGAAGACATCGTTCCGCGGCGGGGCCATCGCCTTCCGCGAACAGCGCATCCAGGGCGCGCATGTCGGCGATATCGTGCTCGCCCGGCCGGGGCTCGTCGATTACCGCGCCGGCGACGACGCGCTCGCCGAAGCGCTCCGGGAAACGGCGCAGGCGTTGCGCCTGCCGATGCCCGTGAACGACCCGGTGCTGCTGCGTTTCCAGCACGCCACCGGCGGCGCCGCCACGGAGGCCATCGTCCAGATCGAGGACCGCGTGGCGATGCGGCTGGACCTGACGCGGGACCTGCCGGCGACGCGGATCGAGGGGCCGTACGGCTCGGTGACCGTGGCGGTCGACCAGGGCGCGGCCCGCATCGTCGACGCGAGCTGCCGGCACAAGACCTGCACCCGGCTGGGCGGGATCGACCGGGCCGGCGAGTCGCTGGTCTGCATCCCCGCCCGCATCAGCGTGCAGATCGACGGGCCACGCGCCAACGGCATCGACAGCCTTACGTTCTGA
- a CDS encoding FAD:protein FMN transferase, with protein MKRIACIALALLALACSPARTLAQAGETLFEVNVGKYLMGTRVDATVRTPSVEASKRALVAAFQEMERVENLLSYHKPDSEISRINREAGRHPVHVSMETFQILQRSVAYARRFDGLFDVSIGPLSVRWGFSGDAPIVVPDRAAIDSLRALVDYRRIVLNAADTTVAFRTPGMRIDLGGIAKGYAIDRGVAVLREQGMTHFLLNAGGDIFAAGEKADGQPWRVGVKHPRNTQEVVAAFDAVDIAVATSGDYERYIDLDGVRYHHILDPRTGYPGTLSRSATIVAPTAEEADAMATYLFLIGPAGAAAGRIDAPFLVIGADGSLHAGDRLRAYQLETWE; from the coding sequence ATGAAACGCATCGCGTGTATCGCACTGGCGCTCCTTGCGCTCGCCTGCTCGCCGGCCCGGACTCTCGCCCAGGCCGGCGAGACGCTTTTCGAGGTGAACGTCGGCAAGTACCTGATGGGCACGCGGGTCGACGCCACGGTGCGCACGCCCAGCGTCGAGGCCAGCAAGCGGGCGCTCGTCGCCGCCTTCCAGGAGATGGAGCGCGTCGAGAACCTCCTGAGTTACCACAAACCCGACAGCGAAATTTCGCGCATAAACCGCGAGGCCGGCCGCCATCCGGTGCACGTGTCGATGGAGACCTTCCAGATCCTGCAGCGGTCGGTCGCCTACGCCCGCCGGTTCGACGGGCTGTTCGACGTTTCGATCGGGCCGCTCAGCGTCCGCTGGGGCTTTAGCGGCGACGCGCCCATCGTCGTGCCCGATCGGGCTGCCATCGATTCGCTGCGGGCGCTCGTCGACTACCGGCGCATCGTGCTGAACGCGGCGGATACGACCGTCGCCTTCCGAACACCCGGCATGCGGATCGACCTCGGGGGCATCGCCAAGGGGTATGCGATCGACCGCGGCGTCGCGGTGCTACGGGAGCAGGGGATGACGCATTTCCTCCTCAACGCCGGCGGCGACATCTTCGCGGCCGGCGAAAAAGCCGACGGCCAGCCCTGGCGCGTCGGCGTCAAACACCCCCGCAACACCCAGGAAGTCGTCGCCGCGTTCGACGCCGTCGACATCGCCGTCGCCACCAGCGGGGACTACGAGCGGTATATCGACCTCGACGGCGTCCGCTACCACCACATCCTCGACCCGCGCACCGGCTACCCGGGAACGCTCAGCCGGAGCGCCACCATCGTCGCCCCCACGGCCGAGGAGGCCGATGCCATGGCCACCTACCTGTTCCTCATCGGCCCGGCCGGCGCCGCGGCCGGCCGCATCGACGCCCCCTTCCTCGTCATCGGCGCCGACGGCAGCCTGCACGCCGGCGACCGGCTCCGCGCGTACCAGCTCGAAACCTGGGAGTAA
- a CDS encoding mechanosensitive ion channel family protein translates to MDILNDLWQSFGQYFASDNAVHVYRALVILFIGYLLAKAITALVIQSVGKRSTPHHVMLLRRVSFYTILGIFASWSLVSTGFELSILLGAAGVLTVALGFASQTSASNVISGLFLIGEKPFEIGDIIRVGTTTGEVLSIDLLSVKLRTFDNLFVRIANENLIKSEITNLSRFPIRRIDIQVHVAYKENLNQVMDVLRDVATANPLCLQEPKPLFIYNMFADSSVHFQFSVWAMQEHFLDVKNQMHMQIKEAFDEHGIEIPVPHRKLVMEEGMFTR, encoded by the coding sequence ATGGACATCCTGAACGATCTCTGGCAGAGCTTCGGCCAGTATTTTGCGAGCGACAACGCCGTCCACGTCTACCGGGCGCTGGTCATCCTCTTCATCGGCTACCTGCTGGCGAAGGCGATCACGGCGCTGGTCATCCAATCCGTCGGCAAACGGTCCACGCCGCATCATGTGATGCTGCTGCGTCGCGTGAGCTTCTACACCATCCTGGGCATCTTCGCGTCGTGGTCGCTCGTCTCCACCGGCTTCGAGCTGAGCATCCTCCTCGGGGCGGCCGGCGTCCTGACCGTGGCGCTCGGCTTCGCCTCGCAGACCTCGGCGTCGAACGTGATCAGCGGCCTGTTCCTGATCGGCGAGAAGCCTTTCGAGATCGGCGACATCATCCGCGTCGGGACGACCACGGGGGAGGTGCTCTCCATCGACCTGCTCTCCGTGAAGCTCCGCACCTTCGACAACCTCTTCGTGCGCATCGCCAACGAGAACCTGATCAAGTCGGAAATTACCAACCTGAGCCGGTTCCCCATCCGCCGCATCGACATCCAGGTCCATGTGGCGTACAAGGAAAATCTCAACCAGGTGATGGACGTGCTCCGCGATGTGGCTACCGCGAATCCGCTGTGTCTGCAGGAGCCGAAGCCGCTATTCATCTACAACATGTTCGCCGACTCCTCCGTCCACTTCCAGTTCTCCGTGTGGGCCATGCAGGAGCATTTCCTGGACGTGAAAAACCAGATGCACATGCAGATCAAGGAAGCCTTCGACGAACACGGGATCGAGATTCCGGTGCCGCATCGCAAGCTGGTCATGGAAGAGGGCATGTTTACGCGGTAA
- a CDS encoding PAS domain S-box protein, with the protein MKQDSHYYEAWGEALESSEEALRLSEASLEAVIESSGEGIVTLFQNGRIGIVNSAALKMFGYEPGEIDGLPASEIIPNATLDWLQSAKRGLNQYMRASAHMDCRGRRKDGSFFLVDLSIASIETATQVRFFLTVRDLTERMLVEEAARRSEQKFRSLVAATSSIVWNASPGGYFSMPQPSWEHYTGQTWEAHAIFGWLEAIHPDDRESIRHLWYETVKERGIFETSCRLWNASQQQYRHIDLRAVPVLNVDASVDEWIGTVTDIQDRIEAEQTKAEQESMARFNRLIDNVPGMLYQLELENNEVIAFPYVSPGAGEILGIDPGLVQESPSLLIDLIHPDDRDAFLEAFAAAQPSLSPAIWEGRIQIEGEMRWVQSASRPESPAGRSVLWNGVLMDVTERKMLEAQLGQAQKLESIGQLAAGIAHEINTPIQYIGDNIRFLQDAVGSIYPLAERLDTLLEQAGEGSLSPDTIAAERAALEAADLDYLLEETPKAISQSLEGINHVANIVAAMKEFSHPGSEDKKYIDLNHAIETTLTIARNEWKYVAELETDLSPDLPLVPCLPGELNQVVLNLIVNAAHAIEDVVGPDGLTKGRIAISTRRIGESVEIRVQDTGAGIPADIQQRVFDPFFTTKPVGKGTGQGLAIAYAVIVDKHGGSLDFVTEERVGTTFIITLPLSH; encoded by the coding sequence ATGAAACAGGACTCACATTATTACGAAGCCTGGGGCGAGGCCCTCGAGTCCTCCGAAGAAGCGCTGCGTCTGAGCGAAGCCTCCCTCGAGGCCGTGATCGAAAGCAGCGGCGAAGGCATCGTCACCCTGTTTCAGAACGGTCGGATCGGCATCGTCAATTCCGCAGCGTTAAAGATGTTCGGGTACGAACCGGGCGAAATCGACGGGCTGCCGGCCAGCGAAATCATCCCCAACGCCACGCTCGACTGGCTGCAGTCGGCCAAACGCGGGCTCAACCAGTACATGCGGGCCTCGGCCCACATGGATTGCCGGGGCCGGCGGAAAGACGGGAGCTTCTTCCTCGTGGACCTCTCGATCGCCAGCATCGAGACCGCCACCCAGGTGCGCTTTTTCCTGACGGTCCGCGATCTCACCGAACGCATGCTGGTGGAAGAGGCGGCGCGGCGTAGCGAACAGAAATTCCGATCCCTCGTCGCCGCGACGTCATCCATCGTCTGGAACGCGAGCCCCGGCGGGTACTTTTCCATGCCGCAGCCTTCGTGGGAGCACTATACCGGGCAGACCTGGGAGGCGCACGCCATCTTCGGCTGGCTGGAAGCCATCCATCCCGACGACCGCGAGTCCATCCGCCACCTCTGGTACGAGACGGTGAAGGAACGAGGGATCTTCGAAACGAGCTGCCGGCTCTGGAATGCCTCCCAGCAACAGTACCGGCACATCGATCTCCGCGCCGTGCCCGTCCTGAACGTCGATGCCAGCGTCGACGAGTGGATCGGCACCGTGACCGACATCCAGGACCGCATCGAGGCGGAGCAGACCAAGGCCGAGCAGGAAAGCATGGCGCGGTTCAACCGCTTGATCGACAACGTCCCGGGGATGCTCTATCAGCTCGAACTCGAAAACAACGAGGTGATCGCGTTTCCGTACGTCAGCCCCGGCGCCGGCGAGATCCTCGGCATCGACCCCGGCCTGGTGCAGGAGTCGCCTTCGCTGCTCATCGACCTCATCCACCCCGACGACCGCGACGCGTTTCTCGAGGCCTTCGCGGCGGCGCAGCCGAGCCTGTCGCCGGCCATCTGGGAGGGCCGTATCCAGATCGAGGGGGAAATGCGCTGGGTGCAGAGCGCCTCGCGGCCTGAATCGCCCGCCGGCCGGTCGGTCCTGTGGAACGGGGTGCTGATGGACGTGACGGAGCGCAAGATGCTCGAGGCGCAGCTCGGCCAGGCCCAGAAGCTCGAATCGATCGGTCAGCTCGCCGCCGGCATCGCCCATGAAATCAATACCCCGATCCAGTATATCGGGGACAACATCCGGTTTTTGCAGGACGCCGTGGGCAGCATCTATCCGCTCGCCGAGCGGCTGGACACGTTGCTCGAGCAGGCCGGCGAAGGCTCGCTGAGCCCGGACACCATCGCGGCCGAGCGGGCGGCCCTCGAGGCGGCCGACCTCGACTACCTGCTCGAGGAGACCCCCAAGGCCATCAGCCAGTCCCTCGAAGGCATCAACCACGTGGCCAACATCGTGGCGGCCATGAAGGAATTTTCGCACCCCGGCAGCGAGGACAAGAAGTACATCGATCTCAACCACGCCATCGAGACGACGTTGACCATCGCGCGCAACGAATGGAAATACGTGGCCGAACTCGAGACGGACCTGTCGCCGGACCTGCCCCTCGTGCCCTGTCTCCCGGGGGAGCTGAACCAGGTCGTGCTCAACCTCATCGTCAACGCCGCGCACGCCATCGAGGATGTCGTGGGGCCCGACGGCCTGACCAAGGGACGTATCGCGATATCGACCCGGCGCATCGGCGAATCGGTCGAAATCAGGGTCCAGGATACGGGGGCCGGCATTCCTGCCGATATCCAACAGCGGGTATTCGACCCATTTTTTACGACCAAACCCGTCGGCAAGGGCACCGGCCAGGGGCTGGCCATCGCCTACGCCGTGATCGTCGACAAACACGGCGGCTCGCTCGATTTCGTCACGGAAGAACGGGTCGGCACGACCTTCATCATCACCCTCCCGCTTTCCCATTGA
- a CDS encoding response regulator yields the protein MRRILFVDDESRILDGIRRMLRPYRNEWDMQFASSGEEALSMLASAPFDVIVSDMRMPGMDGSELLSRVQKDYPDIVRIVLSGHAELSAMLRALSVAHHFLSKPCEAGALRSVFTRACDLKDLLVDDTLRRLIGGLSSLPAIPRVYSALLGALNDPTISIPGIARIVEQDASISSTLLHIANSGFFGTRKEVTSIEHAINQLGLRLVKNLVLSIELFNPEARKTHPPEQWLESMQRHALLVAGVATRILPRRSTFDELFVAGLLHDIGKRVLASEDPDRYQRLVALMKESRLPMHVVERREYGVSHAEIGAYMLNLWGLPHSIVEAVAHHHEPWRMSEDQFDLPQAIYVANILVHEQSSDPLLGSEHYADFDYAYLDRLGVTPQLDDWRRIAQQRIEQNLSIL from the coding sequence ATGAGACGCATTCTTTTTGTAGATGACGAATCCCGCATTCTGGACGGCATCCGGCGGATGCTCCGTCCCTACCGGAACGAATGGGACATGCAGTTTGCGAGTTCGGGCGAGGAAGCCCTCTCCATGCTGGCCTCGGCGCCGTTCGACGTCATCGTCAGCGACATGCGCATGCCCGGCATGGACGGCTCGGAATTGCTGTCGAGGGTGCAGAAGGACTACCCGGATATCGTGCGGATCGTGCTCTCGGGCCATGCGGAGCTGAGCGCCATGCTGCGCGCCCTGTCCGTGGCGCATCATTTCCTCAGCAAGCCCTGCGAAGCCGGCGCGCTCCGCAGCGTGTTCACGCGGGCGTGCGACTTGAAGGATCTCCTCGTCGACGACACGCTGCGCCGGTTGATCGGCGGCCTGTCGAGCCTGCCGGCGATCCCGCGGGTGTATTCGGCGCTCCTCGGCGCCCTCAACGACCCTACCATCTCTATCCCGGGCATCGCCCGCATCGTCGAACAGGACGCCAGCATCAGCTCCACGCTGCTGCACATCGCCAATTCAGGGTTTTTTGGCACCCGGAAGGAAGTCACCAGCATCGAACACGCGATCAACCAGCTCGGGCTGCGGCTGGTCAAAAACCTCGTGCTCTCCATCGAACTCTTTAATCCGGAGGCGCGGAAGACCCACCCGCCGGAACAGTGGCTCGAGTCGATGCAGCGGCACGCCCTGCTCGTCGCCGGCGTCGCGACGCGCATCCTTCCCCGACGAAGCACCTTCGACGAACTGTTCGTGGCCGGCCTGCTGCACGATATCGGCAAGCGCGTGCTGGCGTCGGAAGACCCGGATCGGTACCAGCGCCTCGTCGCGTTGATGAAGGAAAGCCGGCTGCCCATGCATGTGGTGGAGCGCCGCGAGTACGGCGTGAGCCATGCCGAGATCGGGGCCTACATGCTCAACCTCTGGGGCTTGCCGCACAGCATCGTCGAAGCCGTCGCGCACCATCACGAGCCCTGGAGGATGTCGGAAGATCAGTTCGACCTGCCCCAGGCCATCTACGTCGCCAATATCCTGGTGCACGAACAATCCTCGGATCCCTTGCTCGGCAGCGAACACTACGCGGATTTCGACTACGCCTATCTGGATCGCCTGGGGGTGACGCCCCAGCTGGACGACTGGCGCCGCATCGCGCAGCAGCGCATCGAGCAAAACCTGTCCATCCTCTGA